Genomic segment of Veillonella parvula DSM 2008:
TTGCTAAGGAGCTTACCATGGGGGAAACTAATTGGGATCCTGATGAATATGTAGAGTTAGAATACTACACATTGCCAGAACTATTGGAGGCTATCAAGAATGAGACTATTAAGGATAGCAAATCTTTGGCGGCCCTTATGCTTGCTATGCCATATCTTAAGTAAGTTTTAGAAATTTTATCTCTCAATATATTATGTATTTTATTAATTCATATTGATGATTTTAACTGTAATGTGTTACAAAGTATTTTTACATTATATGAGTAACTAATCTCATATAGATTTAGGAGTACATATGTATAATCGAATTATTCTACTAGTAATGGATAGTGTCGGTATAGGGCATGCAGCCGATGCGATTAAATTCGGCGATGAAGGTTCGAATACATTAGGACATATCGAAGCTGTAGCAGGACCTATTCGCTGTCCAAATTTAAAATCTCTAGGTTTAGCTAATATTGCCGATATTTCAGCGTTTGATGAGCCTGTTATTGGTGCTTATGGTCGTATGGCGGAAATGAGTACCGGTAAAGATACGACAAGCGGACATTGGGAGATGATGGGACATCCTGTAACGGTACCATTTCCGACATTTTATGAAGGATTTCCGAAGGAATTGATGGATACTTTCACGACGGAAACGGGTTATGGCTTTCTTGGTAATGAGGTAGCATCTGGTACAGAAATTATTGAACGCCTCGGAGAAGAACATATAAGAACAGGTAAGCCAATCGTTTATACATCGGCGGATTCTGTTTTTCAAATCGCTGCTCATGAGGATATCATTCCTTTAGAAGAGTTGTATCGCATGTGTCAAATTACACGTGATAAGGTATGTGTCGGTGATTATTATGTGGGGCGCATCATAGCTCGACCTTTTGTTGGTACACCAGGGCATTTTGTACGTACTTCAAATCGTCATGACTATAGTCGCATGCCTGAAAAGAAAATGGTGCAACAAGAGTTACAAGACGCAAACATTCCGACAGTGGCAGTTGGCAAAATCGGTGATATTTATGCTCATGTTGGCTGGGATGCATCATATCCGACAAAGTCTAACGCGCATGGTATGAACGTAGTTCCTTATCTATTGGGCCAAAGCTTTGCACGGGGGTTCATGATGGTCAACCTTGTTGAATTTGATAGTCTGTACGGTCATCGGCGTAATGTAGAAGGGTATAAGCGTGCTATTGAAGACTTTGATTACCAATTAGGTGGTTTGTTGGACTTGCTTAAGGATGATGATTTACTTCTTATCACCGCAGATCATGGGAATGATCCGACTTGGAAAGGTACAGATCATACGAGAGAAATGGTGCCTTTGCTAGCTTATAGTCCAAGTATGAATTGTTCAGTAGTTTTAGGAGATAGACATAGTTTTGCAGATATAGGGGAAACCATATTGCAAAACTTTGGATTGAAACAATGGGGGATTGGGACTTCATTTTTAGATTCCCTGAAGGGATAAATCTAGAATTTATATTTATTTAGAGTTGAATAGATTTACATTATTGATTTTATAAATGATTACATATGCGAAATACCGCAGTATATATTTACTTTAATTGAGTTAAATACATACTGCGGTATTTTTTTATAGAGTAGATTTTAATAAAGAACAGGAAATTCTTACTTATATGTGGAAATATATAAGTATAGGAGAATACGCCCATGATTGTAAGTACGAGAGGAGGAATTATTATGAGAGAACAAGTTCAAGGTAGTGTATGGGACAAAGTATTCAAAATATCAGAACGAGGCTCATCCGTATCGAGAGAGTTATTTGCGGGAGCCACTACATTTCTTTGCGTTTCTTATGTATTAGCTGTAAATCCTGCTATTCTTGGCGCTGCCGGTATGGATGTAGGCGCCGTATTCACGGCAACGGCTGTTAGTGCTATCATTATGACATTATTGCTAGCTTTGTATAGCAATATGCCATTCGCCGGCTTATCCGGTATGGGTATCAATGCATTTTTTGCTTACACTATTGTGGTCCAAATGGGACATAGCTTTGCCTTTGCGTTAACGGCTCAATTAATCGCAGGTTTAGCATTTTTACTAATCGCAGTTACACCGTTAAAAGAATATCTGTTTAATGCCATACCTCATACAATTAAATTGGCTGTAACAGCGGGTATCGGCTTGTTTATCGCTCTCATTGGTCTTAGTAGTGCTGGGCTTATCGTCAGCAATCCTGCTACTATTGTGAGCATTGGGGACTTACAGGCACCATCTAGCTTGATATCCATTTTGGGAATCATATTAATCGCCGTTTTTACGGGACGCAATGTAAAAGGAGGAATATTTCTAGCCGTTATCATTGCTGCGGTTGTTGGGTTCTTCTGTGGGATTACAAAGTTGCCGTCGACGATATTTTCTATGCCACCATCGTTGGCACCGATTTGGTTTCATTATGATATGAGCGAACTTTTATCTGTAGATATGGTATTTGTGGCCTTTACGTTCTTGTTCGTTAATTTATTTAATGTAGTTGGCGTATTGATTGGTCTTACAAATCAAGCTGAGGTGCCTCAAGATAAACAGTTGGGCGTACAAAGCTCTTGTATGAAAGTATCTGCATTAGGTACTATCATTGGTAGTGCACTAGGTACATCTCCTCATATCGTAGCGGTTGAATCGGCAGCAGGTATCGCAGAGGGAGGCCGTACAGGCTTGACCGCTTTAACTATTGCAGGACTCTTTATAGCATCCTTATTTTTAGCGCCGTTACTCATGGTTATTCCTATAGCGGCTACTGCTCCGGTACTTATCGTAGTAGGTCTATTTATGATGGCCTCTGTTAAAGATATAAACTTCGGTGATATTTCTGAAGGATTACCAGCATTTTTAACTATAATCATGATGCCTTTTGCTTATTCCATAGGTGTAGGTATTGAATGGGGTCTCATCAGTTATGTATTAATTAAGGTTTTGACTAGGAAATATCGAGATGTTTCCGGTGTCATGTATTTCTTGGCACTTATTTTCATTTTGAAAGAAATCTTTATGTAAGGAGGATCCTTATATGATACAATTTAATGAAAAAATTTCTCGACAGGCACAGGGGTTGGATAAGGCTACTGTCGTATTAAAGGGGGCATCTGTTTTAAATGTATTCACCGATGAATGGGTAAAAGCGGATGTTGCGATTCATGATGATACGATTATAGGCGTTGGTACCTATAGCGGTGAAACAGAATATGATTATAGTGGTAAATATATAGTACCTGGCTTTATCGACAGTCATCTACATTTAGAGTCTACATTAGTAAATCCTAAGGAATTAGTCTTTGAAGCCTCTCAAGTAGGGACTTTAGGCTTTATAGTAGATCCTCATGAAGCAGGCAATGTTGCAGGTATTGCAGGTGTTGAGTACATGATCAATGAAACTGCATCGGCTCAAGGTGATGTATATGTTATGGCTCCATCCTGTGTGCCCGCTGTACCAGGTGAAGATAATGGCGCTATTTTAGATGGAGATATGTTACATAAG
This window contains:
- a CDS encoding NCS2 family permease — translated: MREQVQGSVWDKVFKISERGSSVSRELFAGATTFLCVSYVLAVNPAILGAAGMDVGAVFTATAVSAIIMTLLLALYSNMPFAGLSGMGINAFFAYTIVVQMGHSFAFALTAQLIAGLAFLLIAVTPLKEYLFNAIPHTIKLAVTAGIGLFIALIGLSSAGLIVSNPATIVSIGDLQAPSSLISILGIILIAVFTGRNVKGGIFLAVIIAAVVGFFCGITKLPSTIFSMPPSLAPIWFHYDMSELLSVDMVFVAFTFLFVNLFNVVGVLIGLTNQAEVPQDKQLGVQSSCMKVSALGTIIGSALGTSPHIVAVESAAGIAEGGRTGLTALTIAGLFIASLFLAPLLMVIPIAATAPVLIVVGLFMMASVKDINFGDISEGLPAFLTIIMMPFAYSIGVGIEWGLISYVLIKVLTRKYRDVSGVMYFLALIFILKEIFM
- a CDS encoding phosphopentomutase produces the protein MYNRIILLVMDSVGIGHAADAIKFGDEGSNTLGHIEAVAGPIRCPNLKSLGLANIADISAFDEPVIGAYGRMAEMSTGKDTTSGHWEMMGHPVTVPFPTFYEGFPKELMDTFTTETGYGFLGNEVASGTEIIERLGEEHIRTGKPIVYTSADSVFQIAAHEDIIPLEELYRMCQITRDKVCVGDYYVGRIIARPFVGTPGHFVRTSNRHDYSRMPEKKMVQQELQDANIPTVAVGKIGDIYAHVGWDASYPTKSNAHGMNVVPYLLGQSFARGFMMVNLVEFDSLYGHRRNVEGYKRAIEDFDYQLGGLLDLLKDDDLLLITADHGNDPTWKGTDHTREMVPLLAYSPSMNCSVVLGDRHSFADIGETILQNFGLKQWGIGTSFLDSLKG